The genomic DNA TGActtgaaaatattttgacatCCTTGATTTTTGTGGAAACACCACATCAAACTGAGGGAATGTGACGACTATAAAGCTGAGGAGCAGCGAGCCGGTCCGCTTTCTGAAGCGGGGTGCCAGGACCACAACATAGAATGGCTTCAGAAATGTCAGCGGTCAGTGCTGGGGCTGTGCTCTTGCttgttctgttgttgttgttgttgatttcttgtcaaagaaaaaaatgtcaacaaggAGGCGAAAGAACAGGTATGTCTGATATTAAACATCAGCTTATTAACATGTAAAATCTCTGGGTGGATCTTTTTAACTCATTTCCTTACTCCACATAGGAGCAGGAGCTGGAGCTCTGCAGGGTTTGTATCAGTTCTTTTTTTGCTCTCCACCTCCATCACTTCCTGGCCCTCCGGGCCACTTCTTGATTGGGAATATGATGGAGCTGATGCACGACCACCTACCAATTCAGCTGACTAGCCTCGCCCAACGCTATGGAAGCATTTACCGCCTCAAATGTGGAAACACAAGTAATCGTCTATTTCTGGGTTATGTACAATCCTATGATGTTGATTCATGGTAattgaaattatgttttcttttagcCATGGTGGTGCTTAATAGTGGGGAACTGATAAGGGAAGCTTTGGTGAAGAAATGGTCGGACTTTGCTGGGAGGCCAATTTCATACACTGGTGAAAACTCTTTTGGACTCATTTTCTATTAATCCTGATTGCAGTCAGAACCTCTTCTCGTCTATCAGGTGATATTGTATCCGGGGGAGGACAGAACATTTCTCTTGGGGATTACACTGAGAAGTGGAGGGCACATCGACGCCTCGTCCACGGCGCTCTGCAGCGCTGCTGCCAGCAGTCTCTACACGGTGTGATCGAGCGGCAGGCTCTGCATCTGAGAGAGGTACAGAACACGGGGAGCTCTTCCAACAAGCTAATGTTGGGGGATTTCCAATGTAACCACACAAACAGATAAGGTGCAGCTTGTTTTACCGGTTAGGTTCTGATGGGCTACCACAGCAGCCCTGTGGATCTCTCTGAAGACTTCACTGTGGCAGCCAGCAATGTCATCACCACTTTGGCCTTCGGGAAAGAAGTGAGTATCATTTCTCCAGGATTTGATTTTTAACCAACATCCAAGAGCTGTTGCATCACAACAGTGCCTagcagtgtgtttgtgttggaggACTGGCCAAAGTCACTGTTTGCTTTGCCTATTTGGACATCTGTACTGCATAAAGGTGAACACGATGTGCCGTCTGGTTGTGATTCAGcctttcatcttttctttagTACGACAAGAGCTCATTAgaactgcagcagctgcacagCTGTCTGAATGAGATCGTGTCTCTGTGGGGGTCCTCTTGGATTTCTGCTTTGGATTCCTTCCCACTGCTGAGAGTCAGTAATAACACGTCACTACTGTGCTATTTTACCAAACCCAATAACAGTGatcatttgttcttttaaagaaattccCCAATCCTGTATTTGCTCGTCTTCTTAAAGAAGTGGCCAGGAGAGATGAAATTATTAAACAACACCTTGATGATTATAAGGTGAGTCACCAAAAATGTGATCTGTATAGAATAACCCTGTGAAGCCCATTTTGTCAAAGGATTAGCTGAGATtcgattttttaattaaaatgcttaaaaacctttaaagaaaaccacaaaaaaagtcatattattttttataagaaataaacagtatCAAATGTGGTTAATTTGATAAATGTTTGCTCAAAATAATGttaagacacaaaaataataaattttcaGGATAAAGTTTCTTATTACCCACAGTTTTAAACGATCCATTAATCAGCTAAATTTGCACTTGTTCAACACATCaagtagacataaaaaaatgaatggaataGTTGAGTtgttctcaccataaagttttgaaaattagcaaaaatgttccCACCAAAAGGACAGAAGTTTTCccggaggcagccattttgaagtGAGCAGAAAATGGCCCTCCACTCCTCCTAGTGgagtgatgatgaactacagggcagaaattGTGAACCAAGTTTGGGTTTTTATAAAAAGTTCGGATCATGCTAAAGAGATAGGGGTCATATTGGGTTACTGTTTTGTTCTATCTGTTCAGTTGCAAGGCCATAAAAGTGAAGGCTCCATAACAGGATTCCTTCTCCAAGCTCTTGATAAACACGAGAACTCGAAAGAAGGAAAGGTTTGTACATCAACTTATTAGCAGAAGACATGATGGCCAGGAAGTGatgaaaaataacacttttgttTCTCTCCAGCTGTTGACGGATGTCCACGTTCACATGGCGACGGTTGNNNNNNNNNNNNNNNNNNNNNNNNNNNNNNNNNNNNNNNNNNNNNNNNNNNNNNNNNNNNNNNNNNNNNNNNNNNNNNNNNNNNNNNNNNNNNNNNNNNNNNNNNNNNNNNNNNNNNNNNNNNNNNNNNNNNNNNNNNNNNNNNNNNNNNNNNNNNNNNNNNNNNNNNNNNNNNNNNNNNNNNNNNNNNNNNNNNNNNNNNNNNNNNNNNNNNNNNNNNNNNNNNNNNNNNNNNNNNNNNNNNNNNNNNNNNNNNNNNNNNNNNNNNNNNNNNNNNNNNNNNNNNNNNNNNNNNNNNNNNNNNNNNNNNNNNNNNNNNNNNNNNNNNNNNNNNNNNNNNNNNNNNNNNNNNNNNNNNNNNNNNNNNNNNNNNNNNNNNNNNNNNNNNNNNNNNNNNNNNNNNNNNNNNNNNNNNNNNNNNNNNNNNNNNNNNNNNNNNNNNNNNNNNNNNNNNNNNNNNNNNNNNNNNNNNNNNNNNNNNNNNNNNNNNNNNNNNNNNNNNNNNNNNNNNNNNNNNNNNNNNNNNNNNNNNNNNNNNNNNNNNNNNNNNNNNNNNNNNNNNNNNNNNNNNNNNNNNNNNNNNNNNNNNNNNNNNNNNNNNNNNNNNNNNNNNNNNNNNNNNNNNNNNNNNNNNNNNNNNNNNNNNNNNNNNNNNNNNNNNNNNNNNNNNNNNNNNNNNNNNNNNNNNNNNNNNNNNNNNNNNNNNNNNNNNNNNNNNNNNNNNNNNNNNNNNNNNNNNNNNNNNNNNNNNNNNNNNNNNNNNNNNNNNNNNNNNNNNNNNNNNNNNNNNNNNNNNNNNNNNNNNNNNNNNNNNNNNNNNNNNNNNNNNNNNNNNNNNNNNNNNNNNNNNNNNNNNNNNNNNNNNNNNNNNNNNNNNNNNNNNNNNNNNNNNNNNNNNNNNNNNNNNNNNNNNNNNNNNNNNNNNNNNNNNNNNNNNNNNNNNNNNNNNNNNNNNNNNNNNNNNNNNNNNNNNNNNNNNNNNNNNNNNNNNNNNNNNNNNNNNNNNNNNNNNNNNNNNNNNNNNNNNNNNNNNNNNNNNNNNNNNNNNNNNNNNNNNNNNNNNNNNNNNNNNNNNNNNNNNNNNNNNNNNNNNNNNNNNNNNNNNNNNNNNNNNNNNNNNNNNNNNNNNNNNNNNNNNNNNNNNNNNNNNNNNNNNNNNNNNNNNNNNNNNNNNNNNNNNNNNNNNNNNNNNNNNNNNNNNNNNNNNNNNNNNNNNNNNNNNNNNNNNNNNNNNNNNNNNNNNNNNNNNNNNNNNNNNNNNNNNNNNNNNNNNNNNNTTACCCACAGTTTTAAACGATCCATTAATCAGCTAAATTTGCACTTGTTCAACACATCaagtagacataaaaaaaaatgaatggaataGTTGAGTtgttctcaccataaagttttgaaaattagtaaaaatgttcccaCCAAAAGGACAGAAGTTTTcctggaggcagccattttgaaatgagcaggaaaagcccctCCACTCCCCCTAGTGgagtgatgatgaactacagggcagaaattGTGAACCAAGTTTGggtttttataaaaagtttggatcatgctaaagAGATAGGGGTCATATTGGGTTACTGTTTTGTTCTATCTGTTCAGTTGCAAGGCCATAAAAGTGAAGGCTCCATAACAGGATTCCTTCTCCAAGCTCTTGATAAACACCAGAACTCAAAAGAAGGAAAGGTTTGTACATCAACTTATTAGCAGCAGACATGATGGCCAGGAAGTGatgaaaaataacacttttgttTCTCTCCAGCTGTTGACGGATGTCCACGTTCACATGGCGACGGTTGATCTTCTCATAGGGGGAACTGAAACCTTGGCAGCCTGGTTGAGCTGGACTGTGGCCTTCCTGTTGCACAGACCAGAGgcactgtctttttttttttttttaagttctttcacaaaaaaatgatgcaaaaacattccCTAAATTCTGTTAAAATATGTCTTTGCTTGACTCGCAGATACAAACCAAAGTGTATGAGGAGTTGTGCACGGTTCCTGAAGGACGTTATCCAAAGTACAGCGACAGACAAAGACTGCCTGTGCTGTCTGCTCTGGTCAACGAAGTGCTCAGACTCAGACCAGTCGCTCCTCTAGCCGTTCCACACAGAGCCATCAGAAACAGCAGGTCAGCTGAGCATCGATGAAGGAAAAAGTATTTATCGTTTTTTATATTCTTAGAAAGTTGTGTGGAGTTTTTCTTCAGATTTCCCCCCTGAAGGATAAAACCAAACCACTCATAACTTCTCATGGGAAACCACACTGTAATACGCTCAGATGACTTTATTGCCCTTTCTACTTATTGAAATACTTCTCTTTAGCATTGCAGGTTTTTTCATCCCTAAGAACGCCGTCATCATTCCTAATCTTTTTGGCGCTCATCACGATCCTGCAGTCTGGTCTGAGCCGTACAGCTTCAAACCAGGTCCCGCTCCACATCTGACTGCAACCACTGTCCTTTCACTCTGAGCCCTCTTCAAATAAAGTCCTTCCTCTCCTTCTTTCTCTTCCCAATTTTGGTCAGAGCGCTTTCTGGAAGGTGGAGGAGGCTCCACCCGTGCCCTTGTGCCTTTCGGAGGGGGAGCCAGGCTCTGCCTGGGGGAGTCCGTGGCCAAAATGGAGCTCTTTCTTTTCACGGCGTACCTGTTGAGAGACTTCCAGTTCATCCTCCCTGACAGCGATGTCTTCCCTCCTGACCTGAGAGGGATTGCTACTGTTGTTCTCAAGATCAAGCCCTACAAAGTCATAGCCCATCCAAGACCTGCAAGTGGTCTTTGACGCACCAGTGGCTGTGTTCAGTGGAATTTTCTCCATCTTTTTATTCACTTCTGTGGGGATGAAAACGTTTTTCAATGGACTTGTTTGTggtttaaagaataaaacacagGATTGATCAGCAGAattttattgtgaggagttacATATATGTTCATATACTCCCGGAATCAATATGTAGCAACTCCATTCTAACTTTCAACAGGCCAGACAGCACCATCTTGTGGATGAGCAATGAAATCCTCCACTTGACccatgaaaacattgttttgtgtACCTTAACAGAAAATTATAACACTTTAGCAAATAATTTAACCATATCAACACTCCAAGACTGATCTTTtgaattaaacaattaaaacaagatAATAATATAAAGATTTACTAAGGCACTATTTagtaaatcataacggttcatcaaaatatatttcttaattcCGTCCGAGGTTTTCTAACTCTGTCCTctaaattactaaaataaatttacttgtgttttttgaaatattttcatgcATAAAAACTCATTGCAACTGCATTAACCTCCTATTATTTGAGCTAACTCTGTACCTATGTAGCTACAGGGccccagttaagcagaattacCAACTGTGGTGATATAATGTAATACGTGATGTCCATGCATTAAGAgcttaaacaaaagaaaaagggtGATTTGATTTAAGATTATGACAACGCTATATTTTCTTGAACATATTTCAAGTTAGAGCCCTTCACTACTGACTCATAGaggatatttttaaagatttgatgtAATTTCCTGATCATTCATCTTGTGAAACTCGCCTTTTGCGTGTAGCAACAGACAAGAAGGATGTTGGATCATCAGATGCCACGTTAGAGAACAATGTGTTCTTTTGTGCTGCTTGGATTCATTTTCACCATTTCTCCAACATGGGGAACGGGACCGGATGGAGCTGGTAATTATGGGAATTTATATAAAGCAAGTAGAagataaaaaggaagaaaacgtATTTTCAGATGCCCCCTTGTGGATGGGTCCTTCCTTGATTTCAAGTGGTGATTCAGCTGAGAAGTTGGTTTACcaacttctgtcttttttttctaagaaactttaaatgtattaaaaaaaaaatcaagataatATCTGTTTATATTGCACAGTATGCAAAGTCATTCATTGATGTAAGCTTGATTTAAACTGAACTACTCTTTGATTGCTTAGATTTTCTACATTTCTCAAGTCAATTTCCTGATTtgcttttaggctttttatagaaagaaaatcatagaaaaaaaacgtctttttgctaatatttatgcCTGCACATGTTTATCAcaacagttattttatttttataaaattgaaGTGTATAAATATCAActaaaactttagattttaatgaaataaacacTCTTTCataatgtgtaaatgtgtttgttacaaaatatttttttaattctgtaaaattaaacatttacatgtttaaatatgaacttaaaactctaaattttaaCCAAACAAGCActcttttattaataattatgtctGTGTAAGGTTATcacaattgatttttttaactccataaaatttaatatttacgTACATATATATTAACTTAAAGCTCTACATTTCAAccaaccaaatatttttttataatatttatgtCCATATATGTTTATCacaactgattttttaaaagtatatacAATCAAACTTTGATCTGTATAAATATACacttaaaactgtacatttgaACCAAACAGACACTCTTATACTTATTTCTGTATAGGTTTgtcacaactgttttttttttttctatttctgtaaAATCAAACATATATGGAtctaaatcttattttaaaactgttttcccttttatttctgcagataaattgattatttttgctgCAGGCGAGGAAAGCACAAAAATACCATGTGGTTTACCGTCTATTAGAACCTGCTCCTCTATTAACTGGAGCATGAGGTCTTCATTGGGTACCGAGGTGGTGAAAGCAGGAAAAGTACTAATTCCAAAAGATGGCAAGTACCGTATCCTGCAGGACTGCTCTCTGGAGATTGCTCATGTGCTGCTAGAAGATGCACAGCTGTACATGTGCAGCGACGGTGTGGTTAATACATCTATTTCCCTCCGGTTTCTTGAAAGtaggagcattttttttcatccattaaCATTTTGAATATCTTATAATATGACAGCAATTCCTCTGTTTGTGTAGTTAAAAAGAGCACAGAAGCTGCAGAAAACACACTGGAGCTTCACTGTTACCTCGGCATTCATCCAGGATTTAGAGACTGTGGCAGCAACTCAGGCGTGCGCATCAGGTGGACAAATCAGGACAACTCGCCTCTACAAGGAGACAGATTTACCCTTGAAAGTTCCTCTCCATGTTTATCAAAACTGGTCATcactaaaaaacagacagatcaTCACCGAACATGGAAATGCCAGGTTGACCAGAATGACCAACTCAAAGTCGTCAGTTACACGTCCACGATAACAGGTACACACTTCCTGGCTAGAGTTAAGAATGGATTTGCATGGGTGTGACTGAATGTTTCCCTCCTTGCAGACGGTTTGGAGGAAGTGTTTGCTGCAGTGGGTGAGTCAGTGTCACTTCCGTGCAGCAGCAATTTCTCTTTCACTTCCCCAAGTGACATAAAGTGGACTATTAATGACACCCCCCTGACAAATTCGTCACTCCAAAAGACATTTCAGATCAATAAAGACTCATTGGTCATCAATAAAGTTAACTCTCTTCATGCTGGAGACTACCAGTGCTCAGAGTCCAGCGGTAGTCAAAGGGTGCTCAACAGAGTCAGGCTGCACACCCTTGATGGTAAagaccaaaaatccaaaaccatTCAGTGACTGTgatacttttctgtttttacattttgtctttttgtcttcAGTTACAGAAGAGTTTGATCCAGAGGGTGAAAATCTTAACCTGACTTGTATTCTCACCTGTGCTGAAAAATGTGAAGCAGATTTCAACTTAACATGGTCTGAGAGAAACCAAAACGGCCTGCAGAGCAGCCTAACCGCTGCAGGTAACACCCTCACAAAGAGGCTCCTTCTTCCTTTTCGGCCACCGAGTTCACAGGAAATACTTTGCTCCGTGCAGCGAGAAGGCGCGCTGATGACGTCAAAGAAATGGCCCTCTGTTCACCGTACGTAAACACACCGTTACAAACAGAAGCTATAAACTCCacagagaaataacaaaaatggaaTCTCCTCAGCTCTGCAAACACTGGCCTGGTTAGGCCTTCCTCTGGGGCTTGTGGTGTGCACGGCTGTAGCAGTCTACATGTACATGAAGAGAAAGCAGAAGACGGATGCAGGTACTGAAAGTGTTGGAGCTATTACACACTTTTGGGAAAGCCCAATAACACATGTATCACTCTTGTCTTAACACAGCGGAAGACTTACCAACTGTTGAAATGGTGAGAGGAGCATTCACGATTGATTCCTGCCAATATAGTCCGAGTGCTCTAACAATGATGTATTCTCTACACAGGGTCATGTTTATGAAGTCATTCAGGATGAGGAACCACAGAGGCCTTTCAAAAGTGAACCACCCAACACAACTTATGACTTATTACAGCCTGTGAACTGAGCTGTTACGGgtccacttcaatcatcttcagatctattgtaaaagcattcttaTACTGGTCGTTTAGTTACGATTATCAAgttctttttaaccaaaattgtaattttatggGACATAGTTTtcacagagcagcagtagttcattagaaattcacctctgagtccaacaaaaataaataaataaataaaaaatcaatataaataaagtttagcatgaaatacaacaggggtttctACTCAATAAAcctctgttgtgacagtaaaatctgcccaacactagaaGCCCTCAGCCtgcatctgtttgctcagctgttagaaaaaagaaaaaaaaaagaaatacagtttcgatccagattccagctcagatgaggaaaacaccGACGTCTATTcgtttacaagtggatgcatcagaatggagaggagcagggagcttgttgtGACCTAATGTCACAAATGTGATCCTTTTcaaacaacatgttttttttctgctccggACTCacgatttgaacaaataaatacttgcaaattacattttaagtttaattttctttatgtcttctatcatgagaaaaatgtcaataaaacatgttaaaaacaccaaaaacacaattttcatcaaagtgggttttTACATTTCAGTTCATGATATTTTAACAGAAGACATCACAAATctataaaaagctgtttttttaaaataatggaGCATTTGTCATAATTGCTTGTTGACTCACTTATGCAAATAAACTTGTGATAAAAGCActgttctcatttgatttaaatcatATTTGATCACATCCTATATCAAAAACACTCTCattacatatatacatattttaggtgtttaagcataaaaaaggaaagataaaACCTTGGTTTCCATCTGGAACTGCAACTCCTCTAGTACTGAACTGCAACAGAGgagataatttttttctttagtttgacAAGAATATATTATGAGGAGTGAATTCTTTCAGCAGAATCACTTACAAGTTGAAATGTTTTCCTCCTCACAGTAGTACAAACTGTTGACTGTCTTTCTGTCATCTGGGACAGAAACGTGGAGATGAGATAAACATACTCTTAGCTGTCTTTTTGAAAGTACAGTTAGCATAA from Oryzias melastigma strain HK-1 linkage group LG16, ASM292280v2, whole genome shotgun sequence includes the following:
- the LOC112143388 gene encoding steroid 21-hydroxylase isoform X1; the encoded protein is MASEMSAVSAGAVLLLVLLLLLLISCQRKKCQQGGERTGAGAGALQGLYQFFFCSPPPSLPGPPGHFLIGNMMELMHDHLPIQLTSLAQRYGSIYRLKCGNTTMVVLNSGELIREALVKKWSDFAGRPISYTGDIVSGGGQNISLGDYTEKWRAHRRLVHGALQRCCQQSLHGVIERQALHLREVLMGYHSSPVDLSEDFTVAASNVITTLAFGKEYDKSSLELQQLHSCLNEIVSLWGSSWISALDSFPLLRKFPNPVFARLLKEVARRDEIIKQHLDDYKLQGHKSEGSITGFLLQALDKHENSKEGKLLTDVHVHMATVDLLIGGTETLAAWLSWTVAFLLHRPEIQTKVYEELCTVPEGRYPKYSDRQRLPVLSALVNEVLRLRPVAPLAVPHRAIRNSSIAGFFIPKNAVIIPNLFGAHHDPAVWSEPYSFKPERFLEGGGGSTRALVPFGGGARLCLGESVAKMELFLFTAYLLRDFQFILPDSDVFPPDLRGIATVVLKIKPYKVIAHPRPASGL
- the LOC112143606 gene encoding uncharacterized protein LOC112143606 isoform X3, which encodes MCSFVLLGFIFTISPTWGTGPDGADKLIIFAAGEESTKIPCGLPSIRTCSSINWSMRSSLGTEVVKAGKVLIPKDGKYRILQDCSLEIAHVLLEDAQLYMCSDGVVNTSISLRFLEIKKSTEAAENTLELHCYLGIHPGFRDCGSNSGVRIRWTNQDNSPLQGDRFTLESSSPCLSKLVITKKQTDHHRTWKCQVDQNDQLKVVSYTSTITDGLEEVFAAVGESVSLPCSSNFSFTSPSDIKWTINDTPLTNSSLQKTFQINKDSLVINKVNSLHAGDYQCSESSGSQRVLNRVRLHTLDVTEEFDPEGENLNLTCILTCAEKCEADFNLTWSERNQNGLQSSLTAAGNTLTKRLLLPFRPPSSQEILCSVQREGALMTSKKWPSVHPLQTLAWLGLPLGLVVCTAVAVYMYMKRKQKTDAAEDLPTVEMGHVYEVIQDEEPQRPFKSEPPNTTYDLLQPVN
- the LOC112143606 gene encoding uncharacterized protein LOC112143606 isoform X1; the encoded protein is MCSFVLLGFIFTISPTWGTGPDGADKLIIFAAGEESTKIPCGLPSIRTCSSINWSMRSSLGTEVVKAGKVLIPKDGKYRILQDCSLEIAHVLLEDAQLYMCSDGVVNTSISLRFLEIKKSTEAAENTLELHCYLGIHPGFRDCGSNSGVRIRWTNQDNSPLQGDRFTLESSSPCLSKLVITKKQTDHHRTWKCQVDQNDQLKVVSYTSTITDGLEEVFAAVGESVSLPCSSNFSFTSPSDIKWTINDTPLTNSSLQKTFQINKDSLVINKVNSLHAGDYQCSESSGSQRVLNRVRLHTLDVTEEFDPEGENLNLTCILTCAEKCEADFNLTWSERNQNGLQSSLTAAGNTLTKRLLLPFRPPSSQEILCSVQREGALMTSKKWPSVHPLQTLAWLGLPLGLVVCTAVAVYMYMKRKQKTDAAEDLPTVEMVRGAFTIDSCQYSPSALTMMYSLHRVMFMKSFRMRNHRGLSKVNHPTQLMTYYSL
- the LOC112143606 gene encoding uncharacterized protein LOC112143606 isoform X2; this encodes MCSFVLLGFIFTISPTWGTGPDGADKLIIFAAGEESTKIPCGLPSIRTCSSINWSMRSSLGTEVVKAGKVLIPKDGKYRILQDCSLEIAHVLLEDAQLYMCSDGVVNTSISLRFLERFRDCGSNSGVRIRWTNQDNSPLQGDRFTLESSSPCLSKLVITKKQTDHHRTWKCQVDQNDQLKVVSYTSTITDGLEEVFAAVGESVSLPCSSNFSFTSPSDIKWTINDTPLTNSSLQKTFQINKDSLVINKVNSLHAGDYQCSESSGSQRVLNRVRLHTLDVTEEFDPEGENLNLTCILTCAEKCEADFNLTWSERNQNGLQSSLTAAGNTLTKRLLLPFRPPSSQEILCSVQREGALMTSKKWPSVHPLQTLAWLGLPLGLVVCTAVAVYMYMKRKQKTDAAEDLPTVEMVRGAFTIDSCQYSPSALTMMYSLHRVMFMKSFRMRNHRGLSKVNHPTQLMTYYSL
- the LOC112143388 gene encoding steroid 21-hydroxylase isoform X2; the encoded protein is MASEMSAVSAGAVLLLVLLLLLLISCQRKKCQQGGERTGAGAGALQGLYQFFFCSPPPSLPGPPGHFLIGNMMELMHDHLPIQLTSLAQRYGSIYRLKCGNTTMVVLNSGELIREALVKKWSDFAGRPISYTGDIVSGGGQNISLGDYTEKWRAHRRLVHGALQRCCQQSLHGVIERQALHLREVLMGYHSSPVDLSEDFTVAASNVITTLAFGKEYDKSSLELQQLHSCLNEIVSLWGSSWISALDSFPLLRKFPNPVFARLLKEVARRDEIIKQHLDDYKLQGHKSEGSITGFLLQALDKHQNSKEGKLLTDVHVHMATVDLLIGGTETLAAWLSWTVAFLLHRPEIQTKVYEELCTVPEGRYPKYSDRQRLPVLSALVNEVLRLRPVAPLAVPHRAIRNSSIAGFFIPKNAVIIPNLFGAHHDPAVWSEPYSFKPERFLEGGGGSTRALVPFGGGARLCLGESVAKMELFLFTAYLLRDFQFILPDSDVFPPDLRGIATVVLKIKPYKVIAHPRPASGL